The proteins below come from a single Streptomyces sp. MRC013 genomic window:
- a CDS encoding WhiB family transcriptional regulator, which translates to MDWRHNAVCREEDPELFFPIGNTGPALLQIEEAKAVCRRCPVMEQCLQWALESGQDSGVWGGLSEDERRAMKRRAARNRARNASA; encoded by the coding sequence ATGGACTGGCGTCACAACGCCGTTTGTCGTGAGGAAGACCCCGAGCTGTTCTTCCCCATCGGCAACACCGGTCCTGCGCTGCTGCAGATCGAGGAAGCCAAGGCCGTCTGCCGTCGCTGCCCCGTGATGGAGCAGTGCCTGCAGTGGGCGCTCGAGTCCGGCCAGGACTCCGGTGTCTGGGGCGGCCTCAGCGAGGACGAGCGTCGTGCGATGAAGCGCCGCGCCGCCCGTAACCGGGCGCGGAACGCCAGCGCCTGA
- the nagB gene encoding glucosamine-6-phosphate deaminase: MEVVIVRDAEAGGELVAEAVADLLRRKPDALLGVATGSTPLPVYAALAARVRSGSVDVSRLRIAQLDEYVGLPTGHPGSYRSTVLRQVVEPLGLDPEAFMGPDGGAEDVRAACEAYDRALAEAGGVDLQILGIGTDGHIGFNEPCSSLASRTRVKTLTEQTRADNARFFGGDVEQVPHHVVTQGVGTILEARHLVLLATGERKAEAVARAVEGPVAASVPASALQLHPHATVVADEAAASRLELAAYFRRAYAHKPAWQGL, encoded by the coding sequence GTGGAAGTCGTCATCGTCCGAGACGCCGAGGCAGGCGGCGAACTCGTCGCCGAGGCGGTCGCGGACCTCCTGCGGCGCAAGCCCGACGCCCTGCTCGGCGTGGCCACCGGCTCGACGCCGCTGCCCGTCTACGCCGCCCTGGCGGCCAGGGTCCGCTCCGGCTCGGTGGACGTCTCGCGCCTCCGGATCGCCCAGCTCGACGAGTACGTCGGACTGCCCACCGGACACCCCGGGTCGTACCGTTCCACGGTGCTGCGCCAGGTCGTGGAGCCGCTGGGTCTGGACCCGGAGGCGTTCATGGGCCCGGACGGCGGCGCCGAGGACGTGCGGGCGGCGTGCGAGGCGTACGACAGGGCGCTCGCCGAGGCGGGCGGCGTGGACCTCCAGATCCTCGGCATCGGCACGGACGGGCACATCGGCTTCAACGAGCCCTGCTCGTCGCTGGCCTCCCGCACCCGCGTCAAGACGCTCACCGAGCAGACCCGGGCCGACAACGCCCGGTTCTTCGGGGGCGACGTCGAGCAGGTGCCGCACCACGTCGTCACGCAGGGCGTCGGCACCATCCTGGAAGCCCGCCACCTGGTCCTCCTCGCCACCGGGGAGAGGAAGGCCGAGGCGGTCGCACGGGCCGTGGAGGGCCCGGTCGCCGCGTCCGTCCCGGCGTCCGCGCTCCAGCTGCACCCGCATGCGACGGTCGTCGCCGACGAGGCGGCCGCCTCCCGGCTGGAGCTCGCCGCCTACTTCCGCCGCGCCTACGCCCACAAGCCCGCCTGGCAGGGACTGTAG
- a CDS encoding glycoside hydrolase family 3 protein: protein MAPRARGASGTLSRDALTVLQPGFTGTAPPDWLLRRVGEGLGAVGLFARNIAAPEQLTALTARLRAEREDLLVAVDEEGGDVTRLEARTGSSFPGNLALGVVDDPDLTRAVARELGRRLAACGVDLDWAPCADVNSDPDNPVVGVRSFGADPELVSRHTAAYVEGVQSAGVAACAKHFPGHGDTNVDSHLALPRIDVEPDTLYARELAPFRAAVAAGSKSVMSAHILLPALDPDRPATLSPRILTGLLRRELGHEGLIVTDGMQMRAVASAYGIERGSVLAIAAGADAVCVGGDPADERTVLGLRDALVEAVRTGELPEERLADAAARVRALASWTRAHRAGGAGSGPGAAVQEGTAPGPGIGLAAARRALRVTPGKEPYAPPRPAPYVASFVPGSNTAVGGATPWGVGAELERLLPGTRTGTHGPDAAAGDVLREAGGRRVVAVVRDAHRHPWMAEALDGLLAARPDTVVVEMGLDHAPPRGALHIATHGAARVCGIAAAEVVAGA, encoded by the coding sequence ATGGCCCCACGCGCACGCGGCGCCTCCGGCACGCTCTCCCGCGACGCCCTCACCGTCCTCCAGCCCGGCTTCACCGGCACCGCCCCGCCCGACTGGCTGCTGCGGCGCGTCGGCGAGGGGCTGGGCGCGGTCGGCCTGTTCGCCCGCAACATCGCCGCGCCCGAGCAGCTGACCGCCCTCACCGCCCGGCTGCGCGCCGAGCGCGAGGACCTCCTCGTCGCGGTCGACGAGGAGGGCGGCGACGTCACCCGGCTGGAGGCGCGCACCGGCTCCTCCTTCCCCGGCAACCTCGCGCTCGGCGTCGTCGACGACCCGGACCTGACCCGCGCCGTCGCCCGCGAGCTGGGCCGCCGCCTCGCCGCCTGCGGGGTGGACCTGGACTGGGCGCCCTGCGCCGACGTCAACTCGGACCCGGACAACCCGGTCGTCGGCGTGCGGTCCTTCGGCGCCGACCCGGAACTCGTCTCCCGGCACACCGCCGCGTACGTCGAGGGCGTGCAGTCCGCCGGCGTGGCCGCCTGCGCCAAGCACTTCCCCGGACACGGCGACACGAATGTGGACTCACACCTCGCGCTGCCCCGTATCGATGTGGAACCGGACACACTGTACGCCCGTGAGCTGGCACCTTTCCGGGCGGCCGTCGCCGCGGGTTCCAAATCGGTGATGAGCGCGCATATCCTGCTGCCCGCGCTCGACCCCGACCGCCCCGCCACCCTCAGTCCGCGGATCCTCACCGGACTGCTGCGCCGGGAACTGGGCCACGAGGGGCTGATCGTCACCGACGGCATGCAGATGCGGGCCGTCGCGTCGGCGTACGGCATCGAGCGCGGCTCCGTCCTCGCGATCGCGGCGGGCGCCGACGCCGTCTGCGTCGGCGGCGACCCGGCGGACGAGAGGACCGTACTGGGCCTGCGCGACGCGCTGGTGGAAGCGGTACGAACCGGTGAACTGCCCGAGGAGCGGCTGGCCGACGCGGCGGCGCGGGTGCGCGCCCTCGCGTCCTGGACCCGGGCGCACCGGGCCGGGGGGGCCGGCTCGGGGCCGGGCGCGGCGGTGCAGGAGGGGACCGCGCCCGGCCCCGGCATCGGTCTGGCGGCGGCGCGCCGCGCGCTGCGCGTGACGCCCGGGAAGGAGCCGTACGCACCGCCGCGCCCGGCCCCGTACGTGGCGTCCTTCGTCCCCGGCTCCAACACCGCGGTGGGCGGTGCGACCCCGTGGGGCGTCGGCGCCGAACTGGAGCGGCTGCTGCCGGGGACGCGGACCGGGACCCACGGCCCGGACGCCGCCGCCGGGGACGTGCTGCGGGAGGCCGGGGGGCGTCGCGTCGTGGCCGTCGTGCGCGACGCGCACCGCCACCCGTGGATGGCGGAGGCGCTGGACGGGCTGCTCGCCGCCCGCCCCGACACGGTCGTCGTGGAGATGGGCCTCGACCACGCCCCGCCGCGCGGGGCCCTGCACATCGCGACGCACGGGGCGGCGCGGGTCTGCGGGATCGCGGCGGCGGAGGTCGTCGCCGGCGCGTAG
- a CDS encoding GntR family transcriptional regulator, whose product MATDGGGTDTTGGLPSGNGAADRTARVPKYYRLKRHLLEMTETLPPGTPVPPERALAAEFDTSRTTVRQALQELVVEGRLERIQGKGTFVAKPKVSQVLRLTSYTEDMRAQGLEPASRLLDVGYVAADGALAELLGTGPGGRVLRVERLRLASGEPMAIETTHLSAERFPALRRSLAKYGSLYTALSEVYGVRPAEAEETIETSLATPREAGLLGTDVGLPMLMLSRHSVDEHGAPVEWVRSVYRGDRYKFVARLRRPAGG is encoded by the coding sequence ATGGCCACGGACGGTGGCGGTACGGACACCACGGGCGGACTCCCGTCCGGGAACGGGGCGGCGGACCGCACGGCTCGCGTGCCGAAGTACTACCGGCTCAAGCGCCACCTGCTGGAGATGACCGAGACGCTGCCCCCCGGCACCCCCGTGCCGCCGGAGCGCGCCCTCGCCGCCGAGTTCGACACCTCCCGCACCACCGTGCGCCAGGCGCTCCAGGAGCTGGTCGTCGAGGGCCGCCTGGAGCGGATCCAGGGCAAGGGCACGTTCGTGGCGAAGCCCAAGGTCTCGCAGGTGCTGCGGCTCACCTCGTACACCGAGGACATGCGGGCCCAGGGCCTGGAGCCGGCCTCCCGGTTGCTGGACGTCGGGTACGTCGCCGCCGACGGCGCCCTCGCGGAGCTGCTCGGCACCGGGCCCGGCGGGCGGGTGCTGCGCGTCGAGCGGCTCCGCCTCGCCAGCGGGGAGCCGATGGCCATCGAGACGACGCACCTGTCGGCCGAGCGCTTCCCGGCGCTGCGGCGCTCCCTGGCGAAGTACGGCTCCCTCTACACGGCCCTCTCCGAGGTGTACGGCGTGCGGCCGGCCGAGGCCGAGGAGACCATCGAGACCTCCCTGGCCACCCCGCGCGAGGCCGGGCTGCTCGGTACGGACGTGGGCCTGCCCATGCTGATGCTCTCCCGCCACTCGGTCGACGAGCACGGCGCCCCCGTGGAGTGGGTCCGGTCGGTCTACCGGGGCGACCGCTACAAGTTCGTGGCACGCCTCAGGCGGCCCGCCGGGGGCTAG
- a CDS encoding DUF3311 domain-containing protein, producing MSEAVRGKQPVVTPVRVVIALCLVAPFVAMLWVGSYARTEPVLIGVPFFYWYQMLWVLLSTALTMVAYKLWHRDQRARSSRDGGAGR from the coding sequence ATGTCCGAGGCGGTACGAGGGAAACAACCGGTCGTCACTCCCGTACGGGTGGTGATCGCGCTCTGCCTGGTCGCCCCGTTCGTCGCGATGCTCTGGGTGGGGTCCTACGCCCGGACGGAGCCCGTGCTCATCGGGGTCCCGTTCTTCTACTGGTACCAGATGCTGTGGGTCCTCCTGTCGACCGCGCTGACGATGGTGGCCTACAAGCTGTGGCACCGCGACCAGCGGGCCCGCTCCTCCCGGGACGGGGGTGCGGGGCGGTGA
- a CDS encoding monocarboxylate uptake permease MctP gives MKDGVNGVALAVFVFFFLLVTVLGFAAARWRRAENENSLDEWGLGGRSFGTWITWFLLGGDLYTAYTFVAVPAAVYAAGAAGFFAVPYTILVYPLIFVFLPRLWSVSHRHGYVTTSDFVRGRFGSRGLSLAVAVTGILATMPYIALQLVGIQAVLDVMGVGGGASTHWFVKDLPLLIAFGVLAAYTYSSGLRAPALIAFVKDALIYLVIVVAIVYIPIRLGGFDAVFSAAGDAFAQVNPVTDKPRGALVPGEAGQWTYATLALGSALALFMYPHSITATLSSGSRDVIRRNTTILPLYSLMLGLLALLGFMAIAAGITVQNGQLAIPQLFEDMFPDWFAGVAFAAIGIGALVPAAIMSIAAANLFTRNVYRDFLKPDATPEQETKVSKLVSLLVKVGALVFVLTMDKTVAINFQLLGGIWILQTFPALVGGLFTRWFHRWALLGGWAVGMVYGTWTAYNVAGPTQKHFGGSAAEIPGIGEIGYVGLTAFVLNLLVTVVLTVVLRTVGAPEGVDETAASDYTADTGDPGVTPELPKVGTGH, from the coding sequence GTGAAGGACGGTGTCAACGGCGTCGCGCTCGCCGTCTTCGTCTTCTTCTTCCTGCTCGTCACGGTCCTCGGCTTCGCGGCCGCCCGCTGGCGCAGGGCCGAGAACGAGAACAGCCTGGACGAGTGGGGCCTGGGCGGGCGCTCGTTCGGCACGTGGATCACCTGGTTCCTGCTCGGCGGCGACCTGTACACGGCGTACACCTTCGTCGCCGTCCCCGCGGCGGTCTACGCGGCGGGCGCGGCCGGCTTCTTCGCCGTGCCGTACACGATCCTCGTCTACCCGCTGATCTTCGTCTTCCTGCCCCGCCTGTGGTCGGTGTCGCACCGGCACGGGTACGTCACCACCTCCGACTTCGTGCGCGGCCGGTTCGGCTCCAGGGGCCTGTCGCTGGCGGTCGCCGTCACCGGCATCCTCGCCACCATGCCGTACATCGCGCTCCAGCTGGTCGGCATCCAGGCCGTGCTGGACGTGATGGGCGTCGGCGGCGGCGCGTCGACCCACTGGTTCGTCAAGGACCTGCCGCTGCTCATCGCCTTCGGCGTGCTCGCGGCGTACACCTACTCCTCCGGGCTGCGCGCCCCCGCGCTGATCGCCTTCGTCAAGGACGCGCTGATCTACCTGGTCATCGTGGTCGCCATCGTCTACATCCCGATCAGACTGGGCGGCTTCGACGCGGTCTTCAGCGCGGCGGGCGACGCGTTCGCCCAGGTCAACCCGGTCACCGACAAGCCGCGCGGGGCGCTCGTACCCGGTGAGGCGGGCCAGTGGACGTACGCCACGCTGGCGCTCGGCTCGGCGCTGGCGCTCTTCATGTACCCGCACTCGATCACGGCGACCCTGTCGTCCGGCAGCCGCGACGTGATCCGCCGCAACACGACGATCCTGCCGCTGTACTCGCTGATGCTGGGTCTGCTGGCGCTGCTCGGGTTCATGGCGATCGCCGCCGGCATCACGGTGCAGAACGGCCAGCTGGCCATCCCCCAGCTGTTCGAGGACATGTTCCCGGACTGGTTCGCGGGCGTGGCCTTCGCCGCGATCGGCATCGGCGCGCTCGTCCCGGCCGCCATCATGTCCATCGCCGCGGCGAACCTGTTCACCCGCAACGTCTACCGGGACTTCCTGAAGCCGGACGCCACCCCGGAGCAGGAGACCAAGGTGTCCAAGCTCGTGTCGCTGCTGGTGAAGGTGGGGGCGCTCGTCTTCGTCCTGACGATGGACAAGACGGTCGCCATCAACTTCCAGCTCCTGGGCGGCATCTGGATCCTGCAGACCTTCCCGGCGCTGGTCGGCGGCCTGTTCACCCGCTGGTTCCACCGCTGGGCGCTGCTCGGCGGCTGGGCGGTCGGCATGGTGTACGGCACGTGGACCGCGTACAACGTGGCGGGTCCGACGCAGAAGCACTTCGGCGGCTCGGCGGCGGAGATCCCGGGCATCGGCGAGATCGGCTACGTCGGGCTCACCGCGTTCGTACTGAACCTGCTGGTCACGGTCGTCCTCACCGTCGTGCTGCGGACGGTCGGGGCGCCGGAGGGCGTCGACGAGACGGCGGCGTCCGACTACACCGCCGACACCGGCGACCCGGGCGTCACCCCCGAGCTGCCGAAGGTCGGAACGGGCCACTGA
- a CDS encoding GNAT family N-acetyltransferase, with protein sequence MDAATTQPSVPPPAPPAAGFTIRPVRPAEHAALGEISARAYLDDRLLTHGADDPYLDVLRDVPRRAAEAEVLVAADPDGALLGGVTFVPSGGTPWADIAGPDEAEFRVLAVDGAARGRGVGEALVQACAERARAREGCVRLVLSVVPEAVAARRLYDRMGFARAPHRDWEPLPGLPLHVYELTL encoded by the coding sequence ATGGACGCCGCCACGACCCAGCCCTCCGTACCGCCTCCCGCGCCGCCCGCCGCCGGCTTCACCATCCGCCCGGTGCGTCCCGCCGAGCACGCCGCCCTGGGCGAGATCAGCGCCCGCGCCTACCTCGACGACCGCCTGCTGACCCACGGGGCCGACGACCCGTACCTCGACGTGCTGCGCGACGTGCCCCGCCGGGCCGCCGAGGCCGAGGTGCTCGTCGCCGCCGATCCGGACGGCGCCCTCCTCGGCGGCGTCACGTTCGTCCCGTCCGGCGGCACCCCGTGGGCGGACATCGCGGGCCCGGACGAGGCCGAGTTCCGGGTGCTCGCCGTGGACGGCGCGGCGCGCGGGCGGGGCGTGGGCGAGGCGCTCGTGCAGGCGTGCGCGGAACGGGCGCGCGCCCGCGAAGGGTGCGTACGGCTCGTGCTGTCGGTCGTGCCGGAGGCCGTCGCCGCCCGGCGGCTGTACGACCGGATGGGCTTCGCCAGGGCCCCGCACCGGGACTGGGAGCCCCTGCCCGGGCTGCCCCTCCACGTGTACGAGCTGACACTCTGA
- the def gene encoding peptide deformylase: MAQQETDQRDYDALPVDDEGFVVDTEDCEERERAHRERGTSHPITVVGNPVLHKECKDVTEFDDELARLVDDMFASQRTAEGVGLAANQIGVDLKVFVYDCPDDEGVRHVGVVCNPVLEELPPERRALDDSNEGCLSVPTAYASLARPDYAVVRGRDVKGNPVKVRGTGYFARCLQHETDHLYGYLYIDRLSKRDRKDALRQMAEGTPRYPVVPND, translated from the coding sequence ATGGCGCAGCAGGAGACGGACCAGCGGGACTACGACGCCCTCCCCGTGGACGACGAGGGCTTCGTCGTCGACACGGAGGACTGCGAGGAGCGCGAGCGGGCCCACCGCGAGCGCGGCACGTCGCACCCGATCACGGTCGTCGGCAACCCCGTGCTGCACAAGGAGTGCAAGGACGTCACCGAGTTCGACGACGAGCTGGCCCGGCTGGTCGACGACATGTTCGCCAGCCAGCGCACCGCCGAGGGCGTCGGCCTCGCCGCCAACCAGATCGGCGTCGACCTGAAGGTCTTCGTCTACGACTGCCCCGACGACGAGGGCGTGCGCCACGTCGGCGTCGTCTGCAACCCGGTCCTGGAGGAGCTGCCGCCGGAGCGGCGCGCCCTGGACGACTCCAACGAGGGCTGCCTGTCCGTCCCCACCGCGTACGCCTCCCTCGCCCGGCCCGACTACGCGGTCGTGCGAGGGCGGGACGTGAAGGGCAACCCCGTCAAGGTGCGCGGCACGGGCTACTTCGCCCGCTGCCTCCAGCACGAGACGGACCACCTGTACGGCTACCTGTACATCGACCGCCTGTCGAAGCGGGACCGCAAGGACGCCCTGCGCCAGATGGCCGAGGGTACGCCCCGCTACCCGGTCGTCCCCAACGACTGA
- a CDS encoding HD-GYP domain-containing protein encodes MAGIPGAAHAYIACAGLGAAACTFPAFTAGSATPWGAVALLAGLYALCEHPPRCRFARGAARRGTGRPAGRADRADGAPPAPAGCHFPVLLAAALLLPPAAAALAAVPGALVSPVGDRPPARPRRVWRAARIALAVWAAARTAALLGGPAAVDRTPDLPYALLPAGVAVLAFCAVLAALDGGILAAAERVPPRDAWRGLLARSLAAHAAHGLVGLVTAVLWRSPYGWPAALFTLPPMYVTCWAYAQYHRERAAHRATIRALVQAVDLKDTYTRGHSERVGRASVMIGRELGMDEDRLEVLRFAGTLHDVGKIGVPTRVLRKDGPLTREERRIIELHPEYGHEMVRGIGFLGEARAAILHHHERLDGKGYPYGLQGAEIPEPARVVAVADAFDAMTSARSYDRARPVPEALRELARCAGTQFDPVMVDALARALARHGWQTVVTCDESPPVSVPPPSRRGPAGPGTAPPSSSGVAGGGTAGSGPSRPGER; translated from the coding sequence GTGGCGGGCATTCCGGGAGCCGCGCACGCGTACATCGCCTGCGCGGGGCTGGGCGCCGCCGCCTGCACTTTCCCGGCGTTCACCGCCGGGTCCGCGACCCCGTGGGGCGCCGTGGCGCTCCTGGCGGGGCTGTACGCGCTCTGCGAGCACCCGCCCCGGTGCCGGTTCGCCCGCGGCGCGGCGCGGCGCGGCACCGGCCGGCCCGCCGGCCGCGCGGACCGGGCCGACGGCGCCCCGCCCGCCCCCGCCGGGTGCCACTTCCCCGTCCTCCTCGCCGCCGCGCTCCTGCTGCCGCCCGCCGCCGCCGCGCTCGCCGCCGTGCCCGGGGCGCTGGTCTCCCCCGTGGGGGACCGGCCGCCCGCCCGGCCCCGGCGCGTCTGGCGGGCCGCGCGGATCGCCCTCGCCGTCTGGGCCGCCGCCCGGACCGCCGCCCTGCTCGGCGGGCCCGCCGCGGTCGACCGGACCCCCGACCTGCCGTACGCGCTGCTCCCCGCGGGCGTGGCGGTCCTGGCGTTCTGCGCCGTCCTGGCCGCCCTCGACGGCGGCATCCTCGCCGCCGCCGAGCGGGTGCCGCCGCGCGACGCCTGGCGGGGACTCCTGGCCCGGTCCCTCGCCGCGCACGCCGCGCACGGGCTGGTCGGGCTGGTGACGGCCGTGCTGTGGCGCAGCCCGTACGGCTGGCCGGCGGCGCTGTTCACCCTGCCGCCGATGTACGTCACCTGCTGGGCCTACGCCCAGTACCACCGGGAGCGCGCCGCGCACCGGGCGACGATCCGGGCCCTCGTCCAGGCCGTGGACCTCAAGGACACGTACACGCGCGGGCACAGCGAACGCGTCGGCCGCGCCTCCGTCATGATCGGCCGTGAACTCGGGATGGACGAGGACCGGCTGGAGGTCCTCCGCTTCGCCGGCACGCTCCACGACGTGGGAAAGATCGGCGTCCCCACCCGCGTACTGCGCAAGGACGGCCCGCTGACGCGGGAGGAGCGGCGGATCATCGAGCTGCACCCGGAGTACGGGCACGAGATGGTGCGCGGAATCGGCTTCCTGGGCGAGGCGCGCGCCGCGATCCTCCACCACCACGAGCGCCTCGACGGCAAGGGCTACCCCTACGGCCTCCAGGGCGCCGAGATCCCGGAGCCGGCGCGGGTGGTCGCGGTGGCCGACGCGTTCGACGCCATGACGTCCGCCCGCTCCTACGACCGCGCCCGCCCCGTCCCCGAGGCCCTGCGGGAGCTGGCCCGCTGCGCCGGCACCCAGTTCGACCCGGTCATGGTCGACGCCCTCGCCCGGGCCCTCGCCCGGCACGGCTGGCAGACGGTCGTGACCTGCGACGAGTCCCCGCCCGTGTCCGTCCCCCCGCCCTCCCGCCGGGGGCCCGCGGGCCCCGGGACCGCTCCCCCCTCGTCCTCCGGTGTCGCGGGCGGCGGGACGGCGGGGTCCGGGCCGTCCCGGCCGGGGGAGCGGTGA
- the rsrA gene encoding mycothiol system anti-sigma-R factor, producing the protein MSCGEPHETDCSEVLDHLYEFLDREMPDSDCTKFETHFEECSPCLEKYGLEQAVKKLVKRCCGHDDVPSDLRAKVMGRIEMIRAGEAVPDQDVSASAQE; encoded by the coding sequence ATGAGCTGCGGAGAGCCGCACGAGACGGACTGCTCGGAGGTCCTGGACCACCTCTACGAGTTCCTCGACCGCGAGATGCCCGACAGCGACTGCACCAAGTTCGAGACGCACTTCGAGGAATGCTCCCCCTGCCTGGAGAAGTACGGGCTCGAGCAGGCGGTGAAGAAGCTCGTCAAGCGGTGCTGCGGGCACGACGACGTACCGAGCGACCTGCGCGCGAAGGTCATGGGGCGGATCGAGATGATCCGGGCCGGGGAGGCCGTCCCCGACCAGGACGTCTCCGCGTCCGCCCAGGAGTGA
- a CDS encoding alpha/beta family hydrolase: MTQTETVPTGAGDARITWYDAGPGARFVVALGHGAGGGVEARDLQALAAHLPRAAAATVALVEQPWRVAGRKLAPAPKTLDAAWRDLWPALRAPGLPVVAGGRSAGARVACRTARDLGARAVLALAFPLHPPGRPERTRAGELLGGGLPTLVVQGGNDPFGKPAEFPGGAHRVVEVPWADHSFAVPKRAAATQEDALGRIAEGVAEWLGDLPGRPGMGSGAPLLS, from the coding sequence GTGACACAGACCGAGACCGTCCCCACGGGCGCCGGCGACGCCCGGATCACCTGGTACGACGCCGGGCCCGGCGCCCGGTTCGTCGTCGCCCTCGGCCACGGCGCCGGGGGCGGCGTCGAGGCCCGCGACCTGCAGGCCCTCGCCGCGCACCTGCCGCGCGCCGCCGCGGCCACCGTCGCCCTCGTCGAACAGCCCTGGCGCGTCGCCGGCCGGAAGCTCGCCCCCGCCCCGAAGACCCTCGACGCCGCCTGGCGCGACCTGTGGCCCGCCCTGCGGGCGCCCGGCCTGCCCGTCGTCGCCGGGGGGCGCAGCGCCGGCGCCCGGGTCGCCTGCCGCACCGCCCGCGACCTGGGCGCCCGGGCGGTGCTCGCCCTGGCGTTCCCCCTGCACCCGCCGGGCAGGCCCGAGAGGACCCGTGCCGGCGAACTCCTCGGCGGCGGCCTGCCCACGCTCGTCGTCCAGGGCGGCAACGACCCCTTCGGGAAGCCCGCCGAGTTCCCCGGCGGCGCGCACCGGGTCGTGGAGGTCCCGTGGGCCGACCACTCCTTCGCCGTGCCGAAGCGGGCCGCCGCCACGCAGGAGGACGCCCTCGGGAGGATCGCCGAAGGGGTCGCGGAGTGGCTCGGCGACCTCCCGGGACGACCGGGAATGGGGAGCGGGGCCCCGCTGTTGTCCTGA
- a CDS encoding SOS response-associated peptidase, whose protein sequence is MCGRYAAGRTPGELAGIFGVEKWEPEEALEPDWNVAPTKEVYAVLERPLKDAADTRPVRQLRVLRWGLVPSWAKSPEGAARMINARAETVHEKPAYRRAFASRRCVLPADGYYEWVTGADERRLEVEGRRKRPRKQPYFVTPVDGSVLAMAGLYEFWRDPTLPPDHPGAWRATCSVITTEAEKGPLGAAPAEGPRSLADIHPRMPLALTEDRWDAWLDPARTDAEELRALLAPPPGGLMRAYPVATAVSNVRNNGPELLAELDAPEETTLF, encoded by the coding sequence ATGTGCGGACGTTACGCGGCCGGCCGGACGCCCGGGGAGCTCGCCGGGATCTTCGGCGTGGAGAAGTGGGAGCCCGAGGAGGCCCTGGAGCCCGACTGGAACGTCGCCCCGACCAAGGAGGTGTACGCGGTCCTCGAACGGCCCCTGAAGGACGCCGCCGACACCCGCCCGGTCCGCCAGCTGCGCGTCCTGAGGTGGGGGCTCGTACCGTCCTGGGCCAAGTCCCCCGAGGGCGCGGCCCGGATGATCAACGCCCGGGCCGAGACCGTCCACGAGAAGCCCGCCTACCGGCGCGCCTTCGCCTCCCGCCGCTGCGTCCTCCCCGCCGACGGCTACTACGAGTGGGTCACCGGCGCCGACGAGCGGCGGCTGGAGGTCGAGGGCAGGAGGAAGCGACCCCGCAAGCAGCCCTACTTCGTCACGCCCGTCGACGGCTCCGTCCTCGCGATGGCCGGGCTGTACGAGTTCTGGCGCGATCCGACGCTGCCCCCCGACCACCCGGGCGCCTGGCGCGCGACCTGCTCGGTGATCACCACCGAGGCCGAGAAGGGCCCCCTCGGCGCGGCCCCCGCCGAAGGTCCCCGCTCGCTCGCCGACATCCACCCGCGGATGCCGCTCGCGCTCACCGAGGACCGCTGGGACGCCTGGCTGGACCCGGCCCGCACGGACGCCGAGGAGCTGCGCGCCCTGCTCGCCCCGCCGCCCGGGGGGCTGATGCGGGCCTACCCGGTCGCCACCGCCGTCAGCAACGTCCGCAACAACGGGCCCGAGCTCCTGGCGGAACTCGACGCGCCCGAGGAGACCACCCTCTTCTGA
- a CDS encoding M50 family metallopeptidase produces the protein MATTKILDDVLGTQPAPGLWLVVATAAAALLTTTVGALWRPARNAVTIAHEGGHGLVALLTGRRLEAIRLHSDTSGLTVSRGRPTGLGMILTAAAGYTAPPLLGLGGAWLLAAHRVTLLLWVATALLTALLVMVRNAYGMLAVVVTGGAFLLVSWLAEPQVQAAFAYGAVWFLLLGGVRPVFELRAKRRRGEARDSDADQLARLTHAPAAMWMLFFHSVSLSSLVGGARWLLGL, from the coding sequence ATGGCCACCACGAAGATCCTTGACGACGTCCTGGGCACCCAGCCCGCGCCGGGGCTGTGGCTGGTGGTCGCGACCGCCGCGGCCGCACTGCTGACGACCACGGTGGGGGCGCTGTGGCGGCCCGCGCGGAACGCGGTGACGATCGCCCATGAGGGCGGCCACGGCCTGGTGGCACTGCTCACCGGGCGGCGGCTGGAGGCGATCCGGCTGCACTCGGACACCAGCGGGCTGACCGTGAGCCGGGGCAGGCCGACCGGTCTCGGCATGATCCTCACGGCGGCCGCCGGGTACACGGCGCCGCCGCTGCTGGGGCTGGGCGGGGCGTGGCTGCTGGCGGCGCACCGGGTCACGCTGCTGCTGTGGGTGGCGACGGCGCTGCTGACCGCGCTGCTGGTGATGGTCCGCAACGCGTACGGGATGCTGGCCGTGGTGGTGACGGGTGGGGCGTTCCTGCTGGTGTCGTGGCTGGCGGAGCCGCAGGTGCAGGCGGCGTTCGCGTACGGCGCGGTGTGGTTCCTGCTGCTGGGCGGGGTGCGGCCGGTGTTCGAGCTCCGGGCGAAGCGGCGGCGGGGGGAGGCGCGGGACTCCGACGCCGACCAGCTCGCCCGGCTCACGCACGCCCCGGCGGCGATGTGGATGCTCTTCTTCCACTCCGTGTCGCTCTCCTCGCTGGTCGGCGGGGCCCGCTGGCTGCTCGGCCTGTGA